GTTCCAATCTTTTCCCCCGCCAGGACCTGGAACAGCGGGAGGAGAAGGCCGCCGAGCCCAAGAAAGTCAAGCCCGCCAAGGAACCAAAGCCCGAACCCAAGATCGCGATGGCCTGTCCAGAATGTATCGAGTTCGAGGATTTTGCCAAGGTCGATCTGCGTGTCGGCACGGTGCTTGAGGCGAATCCGCATCCCGAAGCGGACCGCCTGCTGGTGCTCAAGATCGATACAGCCGACGAAACGCCGCGTCAGGTCGTGGCCGGTATTGCCGAATTCTTCAAGCCCGAGGAACTGGTGGGCCGGCAAGTGGTCGTGGTTGCCAATCTGAAACCGCGCAAGTTGCGTGGCCTGGTTTCCCAGGGCATGGTGCTGGCGGTGAAGAAGGAAGGGGGCCTCGCTTTGCTTGGGCCGAGCTCGGAAGTGGCCAACGGGGGCAAGGTGTCCTGATCAGGGCCGCAGCCTCGGACTCTGGATTTGAAAAGCAGAATCCCCGCTTTCGCGGGGATGAAATCATGGTGAAGCCAGTGGTCAGGGGGCTGGCCGGAACTCCGACCGGCCGCCTTGAGCCCCGCGTCATTCCCGCGAAGGCGGGAATCCATCTCCCAGACTTATCCGACGGACCCGTGCCATCATTTGGCGCGGGTCCGTCTTTTTGCTTGCGGTCTAGAACAGTCCGCTGATCACGCCCTTTTCGTCGATGTCGATTTTTTCAGCCGAGGGCACTTCCGGCAGTCCGGGCATGCGCATCATGTTGCCGGTGATGGGGACCAGAAAGCCCGCTCCGGAGGCGATCTCGACCTCGCGCACGGTGGCTACGAAATCCCGTGGGCGGCCGCGCAGCCCCGGCTGGTCCGAGAGGGAGCTTTGGGTCTTGGCGATGCACACGGGCAATCCCTCAAGGCCCAGTTGCTTGACTTTTTCCAGATCCTTCAGCGCGCCGGGCGCGTATTCCACCGAGGCCGCGCCGTAGACGCGGGTGGCAATGATCTCGATCTTTTCGCGCACGCTCTGGTTCCAGTCGTACAACGGCTTGTAGTGCGCGGTGCACTGGTCGGCCGTGGCCGCGACAAGCTCGGCCAGCTCCTCGGCCCCTTCGCCGCCCTTCTCCCAGGCTTCCATGACGGCTGCCTGCACTCCCATGAACTGACAGTGGTCGAGGATGACCTGATGCTCTTCATCCGTGTCCGTGGCGAAGCGGTTGATGGCCACGATGGGCGTGAGGTGAAAGAGGCGCACGTTCTCGATCTGCTTGGTGAGATTTTCAAGACCCCGGCTGAGGGCCTTGGCATTGGGCACGGGCAGGTGCGCAAGCTCGACCCCACCATGGTATTTGAGCGCCCGCACCGTGGCCACCAGGACCACTGCGCAGGGATCGAACCCGGCGGACTGGCACTTGATGTCCAGGAATTTTTCGCCGCCAAGATCAAAGCCGAATCCTGCCTCCGTGACCACATAGTCGGCCAGGCAAAGGCCCGTACGGGTGGCGATGACCGTGTTGGTGCCCTGGGCGATGTTGGCGAAGGGGCCGCCGTGCATGATGGCCGGATTGCCTTCCAGGGACTGGATGAGGTTGGGCTTGACGGCTTCCTTGAGCAGGGCGGCCATGGCTCCCTGGGCGTTCAGGTCCCGGGCGTGGATGGGTTCGCGGGCAAAGGTGAACCCGAGAAAGATGTCTCCCAGGCGGCGTTTGAGGTCCGGCAGATCGTCGGCCAGGCAAAGGATGGCCATGATCTCCGAGGCCGCCGTAATGTCGAATCCGGTCTCGCGGGGCACGCCGTGTGCCAGACCTCCCAGGCCGCAGACCAGACGTCGAAGCGAGCGGTCGTTCATGTCCATGACCCGCTTCCAGGCCACGGTTCGGCCGTCGAGATTGAGCGAGCGGTTTTTACTCTGCAGATTGTTGTCGATGAGGGCGGCCAGCAGGTTGTTGGCTTTTTCGATGGCGGCGAAGTCGCCGGTGAAGTGGAGGTTGATGTCCTCCATGGGCAAGAGCTGCGAGTAGCCGCCACCTGTGGCGCCGCCCTTGATGCCGAACACCGGGCCGAGCGAAGGCTCGCGCAGCACGACCATGGACTTCTTGCCGATGCGGTTCAGCCCGTCATTCAGCCCGATGGATACGGTGGTCTTGCCTTCACCGGCCGGGGTCGGGGTGATGGCCGAAACGAGGATGAGCTTGCCGTATTTGCACTGGTCCTTTTCGGCCAGGGCCAGCGGGAGCTTGGCCTTGTATTTGCCATAGGGTTCGAGCTGGTCGTCCCCGAGGCCGAGTTTTGCCGCGATGTCGCGGATGTGATGCATCTTGGCTTTTTGGGCGATGTCGATGTCGGACTGCACGGCCTTGGGCATGGGGCTCTCCTGGCTTATTTGTGATCGGGGCAGAAGGGGCAGAGGCATTGTTCAAGTTCAAGTTCGTATCCGAAACGCTCCAGCACTGTTTTGCGGCAAATCTCCACCAGTTCGAGCACGTCCCGGCATGTGGCGTTGTCGACGTTGACGATGAATCCGGCGTGTTTTTCCGAAACCTGCGCGCCACCCACGCGCAGGCCCTTGAGACCGGCTTGGTCGATGAGCTGGGATGCATAGGCTCCTGTGGGGCGTTTGAAGACGCTGCCGGCGGATGGAAATTCAAGCGGCTGTTTTTCCTTGCGCCGGGCCAGTATTTCCTTGCGCTTGGTCAGCAGGGGGCTAGGGTCGGATTGCGGCAGCTCCCAGGTTCCGGCCAGCACGACCGCTTCGCGCAGGGCCAGAGCCTGGCGGTAGGCGAACCCGCATTCGGCTTTGGGAATGTCGATCACGCGTCCGCCTTTGGTCAGGATCGTGACGTAGACGAGATGGTCCGAGATTTCGTGGCCGTAGGCTCCGGCGTTCATGTACAGCGCCCCGCCGAGGGTTCCGGGAATGCCCGAGAGACATTCGATTCCTCCGAGGCCATCGCGCAGGCATTCCAGAACCCAGGCGTCCATGGTCTTTCCGGCCTCCGCGCGCACGGTGCCGCCATCGCGGACGCAGGCCGTCATTTCGCTGGTGGAGATGACGGGCAGGAGGATTTCGTCGTCCGGGAAAAGGGTGTTGGCTCCGCCGCCGTGAATCCAGAAAGCAGTGTTTTCGGCGCGATGACGGAGGACGATTTCAGCCAACTCCTGCGGGGTTTCCGGGAAGAAGATATCTTTTGCCACGCCTCCGATACGGAAGGTGCAGTAGTTCTTGAGAGGGACGTTTTGGAGGTGCTTCATGCTTTGTGCCTAGTTACTCCCGCTGCCTGAAGGGTGCAATATTGCGGTGCGGCCTTTGACCATGTAGGGAACATTAAACCTTGCCGGTCAGGCCGGAATTCGCGGTGCTTTGCGAGCGGGAACCGGCATGTTTTTTTGACGCATTCTTGAGTTGCCGTCGAATCAAAATAAAATTCCAATCATTCGAGATTATTATGAAGCTTTCCGCGAAATCCAGATATGCGTCCCGTATCCTGCTTGACCTGGCTCTGCACAACGAGGGCGTGCCTCATCGCGTTAACGACATTTCCGAGCGCACGGGAATCACCGTGCCGTTCATCGAACAAATCATCAAGCCCCTGAAGCATGCCGGGATGGTCACGAGCAAGCGCGGAGCATCAGGCGGGCATCAGCTGAGCCGGTCGCCGGAGAATATCTCCCTGGGAGACATCGTGCGCATCATGGAAGGCTCGGTGGAACTTTCGGCCTGCTTGAGCGCCCCCGAGCTGTGCGAAAGGACGGACGTCTGCCCTACCCGAGCGGCCTGGCAGCGGGCCACGGACGCCATGCTGCGTGAGCTGGACACCATCAGCCTGGCCGAGCTGGCCAAGGGCGCGCCCAATTGCTGCCAGCTGTCCGACGACTATTTCGAGCGCGACAGCTAGCTCCCTGTTTGACAAAGATTTTCCCCCCTGTCAGAATTCCTGGTTCCGCATTTTTGGGGCGGAACTTTCTGCAGCTGGAGGCACAATGAGTATTCCTTCGGGATTCCAATTTTCAACCGCGCAGTGCGGTTTCAAGCGACCTGGGCGCTCCGATCTGGGGCTGGTGGTCAGCACGGTCCCGGCGGTTGCGGCCGGAGTCTTCACCACCAATCGTTTTCAGGCCGCTCCCGTTCTTGTGGCCCGGGACATTCTTGAAAGAGATCCTTCGGGCATCCGCGCCATCGTGGTCAATTCCGGGCAGGCCAACGCCTGTACGGGGCAGGAAGGCATTGCGAACTGCCGGGCTACCCTTGAAATGCTGTCCGCCCTCGGCCTTGAAGCCTCCGCAATCCTGCCCGCTTCCACGGGCGTTATCGGCGACCAGCTCAAGATGGAGCTCTGGGAAAAGGGAATCCCCGCCCTGCGTGACAATCTCGGGCAGGTGGGGCTGGTGGACATGGCCCGGGCGATCATGACTACGGACACTTTTCCCAAACTCGCCGCGCGCGAAGTCCGGCTTTCCTCCGGCACGGTCCGCCTGGCCGGGTTTTGCAAGGGCGCGGGCATGATCTGCCCGAACATGGCCACGATGCTCGGATTCATCCTGTGCGACGCCGGGGTCGAGCAAGAGTGGTGGCAGGCCGCCCTGGTCCGCTGTGTGGACAAGAGCTTCAACGCCATCACCGTTGATGGCGATACCAGCACCAACGACTGCGTTCTGGCATTGGCCAACGGCACCGCAGCCGAGGCGAGGGGAGCGGATCTGGATATTCTGGAGGAGGCCCTGCTCGAAATCTGCCAGGATCTGGCCTACATGATCGTGCAGGACGCCGAGGGCGGGACCAAGGTCATGCGCATCAACGTGCGCGGCGCGGCCAGCATGGCCGACGCGCAGCTTGCCGCGCGGGCGGTGGGCAATTCTCCGCTGGTCAAGACCGCCCTGTATGGCCGCGATCCCAACTGGGGGCGTATCGTGGCTGCTCTGGGTCGCAGCGGAGCAACGTTCACGCCCGAAGATGTGGTCGTGCGCATCGCTGGCATGACCATTTTCCGCCAGGGCACTCCGGTCAAGGCGGACTGGGACAGCCTTCTGGCCTCGGCCCTGCGCCGGGACGTCGTCGATATCGACCTGGAGCTTCATGCCGGAGAGGCCGAGCTCATGCTCATGGCTTCCGATTTTACCGAGGAGTACATCAAGATCAATGCTGAATACCGAACCTGAAGCCAAGACCATGACGGACCAAACCTGGAAACGTCTGGCTGATTTTGTTTTCGAGCTTGGCATGTTGCGCAAGACGCCGCGCACCGGATACCAGTTTCTGGGTTCGGGAGCCGAAAACGTGGCCGAGCATTCCTTCCGCACGGCCATGATCGGCTACATGCTGGCGCGCAAGGCCGGTGCCGACGTTGCCAGGACCGTATTCCTGTGTCTCTTCCATGATGTGCACGAGGCCCGCATCGGCGATTTCAACTACGTGAATCGCATCTACAATACGAGCAACCCGGTCCTGGCCCTCACGCACGCCCTGGAGGGCACCGGCCTTCGGGAGGAGGCACTCGGGCTCTGGCACGAGCTGGAGGCCGGCGTGACGCTTGAATCCAGATTGGCGCAAGATGCGGATCAGCTCGATTTCATCGCCAACCTGAAGGAAGAACAGGATCTGGGCAACCCCTATGCGGCCAAATGGCTTGACCATGCGGTTTTGCGACTCAAAACGGACCCGGCCCTGGAGCTTGCCCGGGCCATACAGACCACGGATCAGTCGGACTGGTGGTTTGTGCGGCCGGACGAGTCCTGGTGGCGCAAGGGGAACGGCAAGCCCCGCCCATAGCGGACCATGACAGCGCCAGAAGCAAGCAGATTCCGTCACGGGAGGGCAGTATTCAGCTTTTTTCTGGCTCTTTGCCTGCACGTCATTCCTGCCTGGTTTGTCGTTTTCGGGCCTCTTTACGGTCTGCCAAGCGTCCTTGAACTCAACCTCGACACCATCAACATGTACCGCGAACGAATCTTTCGTGAGCAGCTAGCCCGGGGCGTTTCCCAGCTGGATTCGGCTCCATTGCATATTTCCGTTGATGTGCAGGCGCGTCCCGATACGCGCAAGCGAGTCTCAAAGCCTCGTAGCGAAGCGGATCTGAAACGCGCCAGGGCTGTGCAGCGAGCCATCCGGTCCCTGTGGGAAAACATGTCTCCTGACAGTACCGGCTACGCTCTGGTCAGCATGAGCATTCTCGAAGACGGCAGGATCGGCGAGTTTGTGGTCAATCGTGTTTCCGGCGACCAGGAATTCCAGGCTTTTCTGCTCTTGTTTTTGTCCACGCTCAAATCCACGTATGGCAATTCAGCCGGCCCCGGAGAATCTCTGTGGATTGAATGCGAATTCGTGATTCAACCTTTGGCGCGCAAGGAGGCTTCGTGATTGTCGCGGTCATGTCCGATACGCACTTGGATCAACCGGATAACCTGCTTGCCGCGATTTTCGAACGGCACTGCCGTGACGCCGATGTGCTTCTGCATTGCGGGGACTGCGTGAGCGAGGAAACATGGTCGTTTCTCAATTCCCATCCCAGATTTTACTCCGTGCAAGGCAATTGCGACCAGTCCCTCTTGAACGGGACTCTGCCCGTGCTGCGCGAGTTGGAGCTGGAAGGAGTTCGGCTGGGCATGGGGCATGGATGGGGGCCGCGTTCCCGGGTGGGAGATGTCGTCGCGGCCCGATTTCAGGGCGTGGACATTGTCTGCTACGGACACACGCATATTCGTGACTGGCGACTGTCGCCCGAAGGCGTGCGCCTGCTCAACCCCGGCTCCCTGTTTTGGCCAAGGTCCGGCGAGGGCGGGATGGCTCGGCTCTATCTCAAGTCCGGGCAGGAGCCCGAAGTGGAGTGGATCACCATCTGAAGGAGCCTTGTCGGCACGCATGAAAAAAGCCCGCCTCAGTCGAGACGGGCTTTCGCATTTTTCAGGGAACGTGAGTGGCGGGGCTAGTTTTCGAGCAGCGCGGGGTTGGCGATGCGCACATCCGCCTTGGCGCGCAGATCCGCGACAAAGGCCTGCACGGTCTGCTCTTCGGCGCGCTCATTGAGGGAAGTCAGCCATAATTCCTTCTCTGCGGCCCATTCTTCTTCAGCCGGAGGAGTCACCTTGTCGGCTCTGGCCAGAACGTAGCCTTCGGGGAAGGCGTATGCCTCGGGCAGCCATGAACCGGCTTCAGTTTCAAAGGCCTTGTTGGCCAGCAGCTGGTTCATGCCCAGGCCAGCGATGGATCCTTGCCGCCCGAAGGGTTCCGTTTCCTTCAGTGTGGCGTCGGCCAGGGATTCACCCTTGAGAAGCGCTTCCAGATCCTTTTCCGCGGCGGTCTTGGCCATTTTCAGGGCTTCTTCACGGGTGATGGCCGCGACGATTTCCGTCTTGACCTCCTCCAGCGGCTTCACGCTTTCGGAAACCTGTTCAAGCTTGGTGGCAAGCAGGTATCCGTCGGCAATGGGGAGCGGGGACTGTGTCGTGATGTCCAGGGGCAGGTCGAACAGAGCCTGGGCGTTTTCCGGAGAAAGACCGGGCAGCTCCCTCGGTCCTTGA
This sequence is a window from Desulfomicrobium apsheronum. Protein-coding genes within it:
- a CDS encoding formate--tetrahydrofolate ligase, whose protein sequence is MPKAVQSDIDIAQKAKMHHIRDIAAKLGLGDDQLEPYGKYKAKLPLALAEKDQCKYGKLILVSAITPTPAGEGKTTVSIGLNDGLNRIGKKSMVVLREPSLGPVFGIKGGATGGGYSQLLPMEDINLHFTGDFAAIEKANNLLAALIDNNLQSKNRSLNLDGRTVAWKRVMDMNDRSLRRLVCGLGGLAHGVPRETGFDITAASEIMAILCLADDLPDLKRRLGDIFLGFTFAREPIHARDLNAQGAMAALLKEAVKPNLIQSLEGNPAIMHGGPFANIAQGTNTVIATRTGLCLADYVVTEAGFGFDLGGEKFLDIKCQSAGFDPCAVVLVATVRALKYHGGVELAHLPVPNAKALSRGLENLTKQIENVRLFHLTPIVAINRFATDTDEEHQVILDHCQFMGVQAAVMEAWEKGGEGAEELAELVAATADQCTAHYKPLYDWNQSVREKIEIIATRVYGAASVEYAPGALKDLEKVKQLGLEGLPVCIAKTQSSLSDQPGLRGRPRDFVATVREVEIASGAGFLVPITGNMMRMPGLPEVPSAEKIDIDEKGVISGLF
- the murB gene encoding UDP-N-acetylmuramate dehydrogenase, giving the protein MKHLQNVPLKNYCTFRIGGVAKDIFFPETPQELAEIVLRHRAENTAFWIHGGGANTLFPDDEILLPVISTSEMTACVRDGGTVRAEAGKTMDAWVLECLRDGLGGIECLSGIPGTLGGALYMNAGAYGHEISDHLVYVTILTKGGRVIDIPKAECGFAYRQALALREAVVLAGTWELPQSDPSPLLTKRKEILARRKEKQPLEFPSAGSVFKRPTGAYASQLIDQAGLKGLRVGGAQVSEKHAGFIVNVDNATCRDVLELVEICRKTVLERFGYELELEQCLCPFCPDHK
- a CDS encoding RrF2 family transcriptional regulator, with amino-acid sequence MKLSAKSRYASRILLDLALHNEGVPHRVNDISERTGITVPFIEQIIKPLKHAGMVTSKRGASGGHQLSRSPENISLGDIVRIMEGSVELSACLSAPELCERTDVCPTRAAWQRATDAMLRELDTISLAELAKGAPNCCQLSDDYFERDS
- the argJ gene encoding bifunctional glutamate N-acetyltransferase/amino-acid acetyltransferase ArgJ — protein: MSIPSGFQFSTAQCGFKRPGRSDLGLVVSTVPAVAAGVFTTNRFQAAPVLVARDILERDPSGIRAIVVNSGQANACTGQEGIANCRATLEMLSALGLEASAILPASTGVIGDQLKMELWEKGIPALRDNLGQVGLVDMARAIMTTDTFPKLAAREVRLSSGTVRLAGFCKGAGMICPNMATMLGFILCDAGVEQEWWQAALVRCVDKSFNAITVDGDTSTNDCVLALANGTAAEARGADLDILEEALLEICQDLAYMIVQDAEGGTKVMRINVRGAASMADAQLAARAVGNSPLVKTALYGRDPNWGRIVAALGRSGATFTPEDVVVRIAGMTIFRQGTPVKADWDSLLASALRRDVVDIDLELHAGEAELMLMASDFTEEYIKINAEYRT
- a CDS encoding HD domain-containing protein; this translates as MLNTEPEAKTMTDQTWKRLADFVFELGMLRKTPRTGYQFLGSGAENVAEHSFRTAMIGYMLARKAGADVARTVFLCLFHDVHEARIGDFNYVNRIYNTSNPVLALTHALEGTGLREEALGLWHELEAGVTLESRLAQDADQLDFIANLKEEQDLGNPYAAKWLDHAVLRLKTDPALELARAIQTTDQSDWWFVRPDESWWRKGNGKPRP
- a CDS encoding metallophosphoesterase family protein; the encoded protein is MIVAVMSDTHLDQPDNLLAAIFERHCRDADVLLHCGDCVSEETWSFLNSHPRFYSVQGNCDQSLLNGTLPVLRELELEGVRLGMGHGWGPRSRVGDVVAARFQGVDIVCYGHTHIRDWRLSPEGVRLLNPGSLFWPRSGEGGMARLYLKSGQEPEVEWITI